The Drosophila mauritiana strain mau12 chromosome 2R, ASM438214v1, whole genome shotgun sequence genome has a segment encoding these proteins:
- the LOC117136204 gene encoding uncharacterized protein LOC117136204 isoform X2 — translation MYFRASLMALLCLTLSEFVPKAWTRSLTVSLNMSMTRTMVPDPPNGTETKLSQEMLRACMRRTEISMSQLKLFHMSLMNSDYNNDNDIAPTPVQSIGDVNNLGDLDFNGNSQMPYLDLKHNEPLQCFVSCLYETLDVDRYNVLLEEAFKNQVQTIIQHEKAEIKECSDLQGKTRCEAAYKLHLCYNHLKTLEAEQRIREILERTEAENEGFGPEGSDFIDGIQHSGEAMTTTKSE, via the exons ATGTATTTTCGAGCCAGTTTGATGGCATTGCTTTGCCTCACTCTTAGTGAATTCGTTCCTAAAGCATGG ACCCGATCGCTTACCGTTTCGCTGAACATGTCCATGACCCGAACCATGGTTCCAGATCCGCCAAATGGAACCGAAACCAAGCTCAGCCAGGAGATGCTTAGGGCTTGTATGCGTAGGACCGAGATCTCAATGTCGCAACTGAAACTATTTCATATGAGCCTGATGAACAGCGACTACAATAATGACAACGATATAGCCCCTACGCCAGTTCAATCCATTGGCGATGTGAATAACCTGGGTGATCTGGACTTCAATGGCAATTCACAGATGCCCTATCTCGATCTGAAGCATAATGAGCCGCTGCAGTGCTTTGTGAGCTGTCTGTATGAGACCCTGGATGTGGATAGGTACAATGTCCTGCTGGAGGAGGCCTTCAAGAATCAGGTGCAAACAATCATACAGCATGAGAAGGCGGAGATCAAGGAGTGCAGTGATCTTCAGGGCAAAACACGATGCGAGGCAGCCTACAAGCTGCACCTGTGCTACAATCACCTGAAAACTTTGGAGGCGGAGCAGCGTATCCGTGAGATACTGGAGCGGACCGAGGCGGAGAACGAGGGATTCGGTCCGGAGGGCAGCGACTTTATCGACGGCATCCAGCATTCTGGAGAAGCAATGACCACCACTAAGTCGGAGTAG
- the LOC117137613 gene encoding general odorant-binding protein 56a — MKLIYLLVVFLIFALSELVAGQSSAELAAYKQIQQACIKELNIAASDANLLTTDKEVANPSESVKCYHSCVYKKLGLLGDDGKPNTDKIVKFAQIRFSSLPVDKLKSLLTSCGATKSATTCDFVYNYEKCVVKGMSA; from the exons ATGAAACTTATCTACTTGTTGGTTGTATTCCTAATTTTCGCTCTAAGCGAATTAGTAGCG GGCCAGTCATCTGCGGAATTGGCAGCCTACAAGCAAATTCAACAGGCCTGCATCAAGGAGCTGAATATTGCTGCCAGTGATGCTAATTTGCTGACCACCGACAAGGAGGTGGCGAATCCCTCGGAGTCGGTGAAGTGCTATCACAGCTGTGTCTACAAGAAGCTGGGTCTCCTGGGTGACGATGGAAAGCCCAATACCGATAAGATCGTCAAGTTTGCCCAGATCCGTTTCAGCAGTCTGCCGGTCGATAAGCTAAAGAGTTTGCTTACCAGCTGCGGAGCCACAAAGTCAGCCACCACCTGTGACTTTGTCTATAACTATGAAAAGTGTGTAGTTAAGGGTATGAGTgcctaa
- the LOC117138008 gene encoding uncharacterized protein LOC117138008, with protein sequence MTSIVEMPRANLEEALPPWMKIDWSDEVLHDIYRDWGTYYSRRRRENFALHYLNKALALEPTDHMTLYKRCQSKRKAAQMLGALDDSRAAAKLARSVDGEEKAIINLDICDVLYELNQFENSKAEMHNNMRVFIGNKRKSFEQRQLVVDGVIKDVTGEAMSAFFTKNLKTVSIVHDLIKERERVDNRPLWKILKEQGKCDVQSIPEVPEEMLSPMEIARRKRAFNIFHQSYINDSWIDVLFMKMLCKNPNLLLSQCKESSYFLQQLSSKQYEIVRKFMKMLQSRSPLYLVNYLKYGNKAMSDKYREAYLFRVQYQTHRNMNQALKEIRALRKAKKVQQLAKFVEELMGTYVVLKTARVMCWKFEFLNEVYNTMALTLAEQLRVPKGFTPHGSNAILRLLRLPVERIKDFVPVTFGDRAPEPEGNDPATTRAKRLTARLEHRMVFAKYSIEKCYLLHQISQSYLDQGRHSECTYNARKAIKESKNCNSNLWKFLSVVQIVKANAILHKLEQTKEALEDALPIAHFLKSSELILFIENCMACNTEDSINKRATLMQSRRVSKSESVATHSLVSGQDDSQGG encoded by the exons ATGACGTCGATTGTGGAGATGCCGAGGGCCAATTTGGAGGAGGCCTTGCCACCATGGATGAAGATAGACTGGTCGGACGAGGTGCTCCACGACATTTACAGGGACTGGGGAACGTACTATTCCCGCCGCCGTCGGGAGAACTTCGCATTGCACTATCTAAACAAGGCACTCGCCTTGGAGCCAACGGATCACATGACCCTCTACAAACGATGCCAGAGCAAGAGGAAGGCTGCCCAGATGCTGGGTGCGCTGGATGACAGCCGGGCAGCTGCCA AGCTCGCACGTAGTGTGGATGGCGAGGAAAAGGCCATTATCAATCTCGATATTTGTGATGTACTCTACGAACTAAACCAGTTCGAAAACAGCAAGGCTGAGATGCACAATAATATGCGAGTTTTTATTGGTAATAAAAGAAAGAGCTTCGAGCAGCGTCAGTTGGTG GTGGATGGCGTGATCAAAGATGTGACTGGTGAGGCCATGTCAGCCTTCTTTACAAAGAATTTGAAGACCGTCAGCATTGTTCACGATTTGATCAAGGAAAGGGAAAGGGTCGATAATCGACCCTTGTGGAAGATACTGAAGGAGCAGGGCAAGTGCGATGTGCAGAGTATCCCGGAGGTTCCGGAGGAGATGCTCTCGCCCATGGAGATTGCCCGCCGGAAGCGTGCCTTTAACATCTTCCACCAGAGTTACATCAACGACTCCTGGATCGATGTGCTCTTCATGAAGATGCTGTGCAAGAATCCAAACCTTTTGCTATCCCAGTGCAAGGAGTCCTCTTACTTCCTTCAGCAGCTTTCTAGCAAGCAATACGAGATTGTTCGCAAGTTTATG AAAATGCTGCAGTCCCGCTCCCCACTTTACCTGGTCAATTATCTGAAATACGGCAATAAAGCCATGTCGGATAAATACCGTGAGGCCTACCTGTTCCGCGTACAATATCAGACACATCGTAACATGAACCAGGCTCTGAAGGAGATTAGGGCACTCCGCAAGGCCAAGAAGGTTCAG CAATTGGCGAAATTCGTGGAGGAGCTAATGGGCACATATGTGGTCCTAAAGACGGCCCGTGTGATGTGCTGGAAATTTGAGTTCCTTAACGAGGTTTACAACACAATGGCTTTGACTTTGGCCGAACAGCTTCGAGTGCCCAAAGGCTTCACGCCCCACGGTAGTAATGCTATACTAAGGCTGCTCCGTCTGCCAGTGGAAAGGATCAAGGATTTTGTTCCCGTGACATTTGGGGACCGAGCACCAGAGCCGGAGGGCAACGATCCAGCAACTACAAGGGCCAA GAGGTTAACTGCGCGCCTGGAACATCGAATGGTCTTTGCCAAGTATTCGATCGAAAAGTGTTATTTGTTGCACCAGATTTCGCAATCTTACTTGGATCAAGGACGTCATTCAGAGTGTACTTACAATGCCCGCAAGGCAATTAAAg agaGCAAGAATTGCAATAGTAATCTGTGGAAGTTCCTCAGTGTGGTTCAGATAGTCAAGGCCAATGCCATACTGCACAAGCTGGAACAGACCAAGGAAGCCCTAGAAGATGCCCTTCCCATCGCCCATTTTCTGAAATCTTCAGAGTTGATTCTCTTCATAGAGAACTGCATGGCGTGCAACACGGAGGATTCGATCAACAAGCGGGCCACCCTAATGCAGTCGCGCCGGGTGAGCAAGTCGGAATCTGTGGCCACCCACTCGCTGGTCAGCGGCCAGGATGACTCCCAAGGAGGTTAA
- the LOC117137549 gene encoding general odorant-binding protein 56d, with product MKVFIVFAALAALSVASAADLTDSQKAEAKQRAKACAKQEGITKEQALALRSGNFADSDPKVKCFANCFLEQSGLVANGQIKPDVVLAKLGPIAGEANVKEVQAKCNSTKGADKCDTSYLLYKCYYENRAQI from the exons ATGAAAGTATTCATTGTGTTTGCCGCCCTTGCAGCTCTATCTGTGGCATCTGCCGCG GACCTAACTGATTCCCAAAAGGCTGAGGCTAAGCAGAGAGCCAAGGCCTGCGCCAAACAGGAGGGAATCACGAAGGAGCAAGCCCTTGCCCTGCGGTCTGGAAACTTTGCGGACTCCGATCCAAAGGTAAAGTGCTTCGCCAACTGCTTCCTGGAGCAGAGCGGCCTGGTGGCCAATGGACAGATAAAACCTGACGTGGTTTTGGCCAAACTGGGTCCCATCGCCGGCGAAGCCAATGTCAAGGAGGTGCAGGCCAAGTGTAACTCGACCAAGGGAGCCGACAAGTGCGACACTAGCTACCTGCTGTACAAGTGCTACTACGAAAACCGCGCCCAAATCTAA
- the LOC117137548 gene encoding thioredoxin, mitochondrial, with amino-acid sequence MSSYRRLFRAKRLMNLMKANRGMTSTGKQPIFDVETRKDFEQRVINSDRPVVVDFHASWCCPCKALAPRLENVVSEQEGRVRLARVDIDEHGELALDYNVGSVPSLVVISNGKVVNRMVGLQTSEYLRKWLHKAVPHPPPEDTEN; translated from the exons ATGTCCAGCTATAGAAGATTATTTCGGGCAAAGCGCCTAATGAATTTAATGAAGGCTAATCGCGGAATGACCAGTACTGGCAAGCAACCGATTTTCGATGTGGAGACTAGAAAAGACTTTGAGCAACGTGTGATCAACAGCGATCGGCCGGTGGTTGTGGACTTTCATGCCAG CTGGTGCTGTCCATGCAAGGCTCTGGCCCCTCGACTGGAAAACGTTGTGTCCGAGCAGGAAGGTCGAGTGAGATTGGCCCGGGTCGATATTGATGAGCATGGGGAACTGGCCCTTGACTACAACGTGGGGTCCGTTCCTTCATTGGTGGTCATCAGCAACGGCAAGGTGGTAAATCGAATGGTTGGCCTGCAGACCAGCGAATACCTACGCAAGTGGCTCCATAAGGCGGTGCCACACCCACCACCTGAGGATACGGAAAACTAG
- the LOC117136205 gene encoding general odorant-binding protein 56d — MKFLIVLSAILAISAAELQLSEEQKAVAHANGALCAQQEGITKDQAIALRNGNFDDTDPKVKCFANCFLEKTGFLINGEIQPDVVLAKLGPLAGEDAVKAVQAKCDATKGADKCDTAYQLFKCYYKNRAHI, encoded by the exons ATGAAGTTCCTGATTGTCCTCTCCgccattttggccatttcGGCTGCC GAACTGCAGCTATCCGAAGAGCAGAAGGCAGTGGCCCATGCCAATGGCGCCCTTTGTGCCCAGCAGGAGGGAATCACCAAGGATCAGGCGATCGCCTTGCGAAACGGCAATTTCGATGACACTGATCCCAAGGTGAAATGCTTCGCCAATTGTTTCCTGGAGAAGACCGGATTCCTGATCAATGGTGAGATACAGCCCGATGTCGTTCTGGCCAAGTTGGGACCCCTGGCCGGCGAGGATGCCGTGAAGGCCGTTCAGGCCAAGTGTGATGCCACCAAGGGAGCGGATAAGTGCGATACTGCCTATCAGCTATTCAAGTGCTACTACAAGAATCGCGCCCACATCTAA
- the LOC117136204 gene encoding uncharacterized protein LOC117136204 isoform X1: protein MYFRASLMALLCLTLSEFVPKAWVMFFIFYISFTRSLTVSLNMSMTRTMVPDPPNGTETKLSQEMLRACMRRTEISMSQLKLFHMSLMNSDYNNDNDIAPTPVQSIGDVNNLGDLDFNGNSQMPYLDLKHNEPLQCFVSCLYETLDVDRYNVLLEEAFKNQVQTIIQHEKAEIKECSDLQGKTRCEAAYKLHLCYNHLKTLEAEQRIREILERTEAENEGFGPEGSDFIDGIQHSGEAMTTTKSE, encoded by the exons ATGTATTTTCGAGCCAGTTTGATGGCATTGCTTTGCCTCACTCTTAGTGAATTCGTTCCTAAAGCATGGGTAatgtttttcatattttatatatctttt ACCCGATCGCTTACCGTTTCGCTGAACATGTCCATGACCCGAACCATGGTTCCAGATCCGCCAAATGGAACCGAAACCAAGCTCAGCCAGGAGATGCTTAGGGCTTGTATGCGTAGGACCGAGATCTCAATGTCGCAACTGAAACTATTTCATATGAGCCTGATGAACAGCGACTACAATAATGACAACGATATAGCCCCTACGCCAGTTCAATCCATTGGCGATGTGAATAACCTGGGTGATCTGGACTTCAATGGCAATTCACAGATGCCCTATCTCGATCTGAAGCATAATGAGCCGCTGCAGTGCTTTGTGAGCTGTCTGTATGAGACCCTGGATGTGGATAGGTACAATGTCCTGCTGGAGGAGGCCTTCAAGAATCAGGTGCAAACAATCATACAGCATGAGAAGGCGGAGATCAAGGAGTGCAGTGATCTTCAGGGCAAAACACGATGCGAGGCAGCCTACAAGCTGCACCTGTGCTACAATCACCTGAAAACTTTGGAGGCGGAGCAGCGTATCCGTGAGATACTGGAGCGGACCGAGGCGGAGAACGAGGGATTCGGTCCGGAGGGCAGCGACTTTATCGACGGCATCCAGCATTCTGGAGAAGCAATGACCACCACTAAGTCGGAGTAG
- the LOC117137612 gene encoding general odorant-binding protein 56a, translated as MNSYFVIALSALFVALAVGSSLDLSDEQKNLAKQHREQCSDEVNLTEEERAKVNAKDFKNPTENIKCFANCFFEKVGTLKDGELQESVVLEKLGALIGEEKTKAALEKCRSIKGENKCDTASKLHECFESFKPAPEAKA; from the exons ATGAACTCCTACTTCGTGATCGCTTTGAGTGCTCTGTTTGTGGCTCTGGCTGTTGGATCG TCCCTTGATCTGAGCGATGAGCAGAAGAATCTGGCCAAGCAGCATCGTGAGCAGTGCTCCGACGAAGTGAACCTTACCGAGGAGGAAAGGGCCAAGGTCAACGCCAAGGACTTCAAGAACCCCACCGAGAACATCAAGTGCTTTGCCAACTGCTTCTTCGAGAAGGTCGGAACCCTCAAGGACGGTGAGCTGCAGGAGTCCGTGGTCCTGGAGAAGCTCGGCGCTCTCATTGGCGAGGAGAAGACCAAGGCGGCTCTGGAGAAGTGCAGGTCCATCAAGGGCGAGAACAAGTGTGATACCGCCTCCAAGTTGCACGAATGCTTCGAGAGCTTCAAGCCCGCCCCCGAGGCTAAGGCCTAA
- the LOC117137550 gene encoding general odorant-binding protein 56a codes for MKVFLLFIFLSAIWLQALSMKPYEKVKACLKRQLGYTVTANTKLDDKEDSLQSKCFYHCLLEVKGVIANDAISSEQPRKVLVKKYGITDTDELEKAEEKCHSVKATGKCELGYKIFKCYQSITKH; via the exons ATGAAAGTATTCCTGTTGTTCATTTTCCTCTCTGCTATCTGGCTCCAAGCACTTTCTATG AAACCTTATGAAAAAGTAAAAGCCTGCCTGAAACGGCAGCTGGGGTATACAGTTACAGCAAATACCAAATTAGATGATAAAGAAGACTCTCTTCAAAGCAAGTGTTTTTATCACTGCTTACTGGAAGTGAAAGGCGTTATAGCAAATGACGCCATCAGTTCCGAGCAACCGAGGAAAGTACTTGTAAAAAAGTATGGTATTACTGACACAGATGAATTGGAAAAAGCTGAAGAAAAGTGCCATTCCGTCAAGGCTACCGGAAAATGTGAATTGGGGTACAAAATCTTTAAATGCTACCAGTCCATTACCAAGCATTAG